The segment CAGCTTGTAGCGCAAGGTGCGCTCGCTGATGCCAAGCTGCCGGGCGGCCGCGCGGCGGCTTCCTCGTACGGAGCCCAGCGTATCCAGGATCAGCTGCTGTTCACGGCCGCGCAGGTCCTCGCCCAGCCCGGGGGTCCGGGCTGCGTCCATGGCCTGCGCCGCCGGCGCGGGGCAGACCGCCTCGATCTGCAGGTCCACGGCGTCGATCACGGCCCCGGCCTGCAGGATCAAGGCGCGCTGGATGACATTGTCGAGCTCACGCACGTTGCCCGGCCAGCCGTGGCCGAGCAGGCGCTGCCCGGCGGCAGCGGTCAACTCGGGCACCGCGCGGCCCTGCGCGCGCGCGCCGTGTCCCAGCATCCTGCGCGCCAGCGGCAGGATGTCCGCGCCGCGCTCGCGCAACGGCGGCAGATGCAGCGGAAATACATTGAGCCGGTAGAACAGGTCTTCGCGGAACCGGCCGGCGCCCACCTCCTCGCGCAGGTTACGGTTCGACGTGGCGAGGATACGGACGTCGAGCGCTATCACGCCGCGCCCGCCCAGTCGCTCCACCTCGCGTTCCTGCAGCACGCGCAACAGCTTCGCCTGCAGACCGAGATCCATCTCGGAGATCTCGTCCAGCAGCAGGGTTCCGTGCTGTGCCTGTTCGAATTTCCCCGGACACGCGGTGTAGGCCCCGGTGAAGGCGCCCTTTTCATAGCCGAACAGGGTCGCTTCCAGCATATTGTCCGGGATCGCGGCACAGTTGATCGCGACGAAGGCCTGCTGGGCGCGCGGCGAATGGCGGTGGATATGGCGCGCCAGCACCTCCTTGCCGACGCCGCTCTCTCCCGTGATCATGATGGTCGCGTCGGTCGCGGCGACACGACGCGCCAGGTTCGCCACATAACGGCTGGCCGGATCGGTCGCCACCATTTCGTCGCCGGCAGCGGCCTGCGCCATATGGCGCCCGACCATCTCCAGCAGTCGCGCGGCATCGAACGGTTTCACCAGATAATCCACCGCGCCCGCCTGCATGGCCTGCACGGCCTGCTGGATGGTGCCGTAGGCGGTCATCATCAGCACCGGGATCTCGGGCCGGTTGCTGCGGATATGGTTGAGCAGGGCGTAGCCATCCATCGGCTTCATCTGCACGTCGCTGATCACCATCCCGATGCCCCCGGCGCGTTCCGCCAGCACAC is part of the Gammaproteobacteria bacterium genome and harbors:
- a CDS encoding sigma-54-dependent Fis family transcriptional regulator — translated: MTHSTVLVVEDEPALREALCDSLDLAGYPVAAAHDGSEAVRVLAERAGGIGMVISDVQMKPMDGYALLNHIRSNRPEIPVLMMTAYGTIQQAVQAMQAGAVDYLVKPFDAARLLEMVGRHMAQAAAGDEMVATDPASRYVANLARRVAATDATIMITGESGVGKEVLARHIHRHSPRAQQAFVAINCAAIPDNMLEATLFGYEKGAFTGAYTACPGKFEQAQHGTLLLDEISEMDLGLQAKLLRVLQEREVERLGGRGVIALDVRILATSNRNLREEVGAGRFREDLFYRLNVFPLHLPPLRERGADILPLARRMLGHGARAQGRAVPELTAAAGQRLLGHGWPGNVRELDNVIQRALILQAGAVIDAVDLQIEAVCPAPAAQAMDAARTPGLGEDLRGREQQLILDTLGSVRGSRRAAARQLGISERTLRYKLARLREAGIELPD